A stretch of the Candidatus Hydrogenedentota bacterium genome encodes the following:
- the csm3 gene encoding type III-A CRISPR-associated RAMP protein Csm3, producing the protein MAIKLREIVEFKGTLKVGGSGLRIGGAKEGAGIGETDNPIIRHPITHLPYVPGSSVKGKIRSLLESKHCPQTQESGLPCKCGRCAVCDLFGSGDSKTIQSPSRLVFRDCQPTKGTQEVWEEAGTSSEVKTEVLIDRNKGLSYGRIGPRTTERIPAGSDFDFAFSLRIFEGDDTSKYYTLLAEGFELLEKHYLGGSGSRGYGEVAVVVNDGAPMAAHLRQKAKGA; encoded by the coding sequence ATGGCCATCAAACTCAGGGAAATCGTGGAGTTCAAGGGAACCCTCAAGGTGGGCGGTTCCGGACTGCGCATAGGCGGCGCCAAGGAGGGCGCGGGAATCGGCGAGACGGACAATCCCATCATTCGGCACCCCATCACACACCTGCCCTATGTGCCCGGCTCCTCCGTAAAGGGCAAAATCCGGTCATTGCTTGAGTCCAAACACTGCCCGCAAACACAGGAGAGCGGATTGCCCTGCAAATGCGGTCGTTGCGCTGTGTGCGACCTGTTCGGGTCGGGCGACTCGAAAACAATCCAGTCCCCGTCCAGGCTGGTGTTCCGCGACTGCCAGCCCACGAAAGGCACACAGGAAGTCTGGGAGGAGGCGGGAACCTCCTCGGAAGTGAAGACAGAAGTGCTCATTGACCGCAACAAGGGGCTGTCCTACGGGCGAATCGGGCCAAGAACCACGGAGCGCATCCCGGCGGGCAGCGATTTCGACTTTGCCTTCTCCCTCCGCATTTTCGAGGGCGACGACACTTCCAAATACTACACCCTGCTTGCGGAGGGCTTTGAGCTTCTCGAAAAGCATTATCTCGGCGGGTCCGGCTCGCGCGGCTACGGCGAGGTTGCCGTGGTAGTAAACGACGGCGCCCCCATGGCGGCTCACCTCCGCCAAAAGGCAAAGGGCGCCTGA